GCCTGATGGGAGAGATAACGGATGTTGAATTGTTTTGAGGAAGAATAGTGTCTTCTTTGTCATGTCCATCATCACTGTTTAGCAGCCAGTTGGTGAGGTCAGCTACAGGCTTGACGGGgctattatttttgctctttttgCTTGGGCTGCTATCCAGTCCTGTTTGAGATCCAGATTTCCGTTTCCTTCTTGCAGACTCACCATCGTTCTCATCATCTACATCCAACCACAGACTTCCAGTCTTATCGTCCAGACTCCTCAAATGACCATGATCCTCCACGATTTCCCCAGTGTACAGATCTATAACATCAGCATCCTTCTCAATGTCTTCATTTCCGTACTTTGAAATAATGGCCATCCAAGCTTGACCAAGTTTATACTCGGATTTTTCTCTCTCCGAGCTGATTTTACTATTCAGATACTCTTGCTCGACCGAATCAACACCTTCATCGTCACTAGTCTCAACcgcttcttcgtcagacGAAACCTCATTTCGACTGCCATAATCGTAACTTTCtacctcgtcatcattaAAAACATCCATCATCGGTCATTTCCATTCACCTCAAATAAATCAACCATTCCAGATGAGTATTAAAGGGAACAATACCAATACGCGTTCGAGATCGCCATCAATTAAATCATGCGCACCATTACCCGGACCTCGCTCTCCATTCACCGCTGACCTCTTTTAATTTCTTAATTTTATCCCCAGTTCACTAAACCTGTCCAGCGGGTTCTTGGGTGAAcgggacatgcctccggcggctggggcgctgccccagaccccgttgtgccAGCTTCGCGGGCGCCAgagaccgtcgacgccAGACTCGAGCGCcgcgagaggagccacggggtctggggcggagccccagccgccggaggcatgtcccctTCACCCCAGAAACCGTTTAGTTTCACCAGAGAAAATGTAGGTAGTCGCGTGACTGGAGATGGAGACTCAGGGGCTACCCCTGAGCTTGCTGTTCTGGTGTAAGATCGGCGGGGGGAACCGCAGCAATACGGCTTGGagatctgaaaaattcagGAATCCCGCTTGTTTAGCTGCTTATAACTCCGAGGAAACCGGCTGGATCCCGCCTGTTGTGTGTTTTCCGTTTGTAATATGAGTTTGATTCGTGATGCCGGTCTTCTGTGGAAGCTCCAGAGACTGTCGCCTTCGTACAATGTCCTCGGTAAATCGAGTACGACGATAAAATCACTCGGTCTCCACGCCAGAGGTCTCGCTAGTGTGAGGGCTCCAGCGTCGTCGACTTCGGTTTTAGCGAGACGGGAGTTATCAGTCAAAGATTTCAGAAACCATTTAACATACAACCAATTGGTACGGCGGCTTTCGAACAGTCGATTGGTATCAGAAGAACAGAGAGAGAAAACTAAACCCATTGCcacaccagcacctgcttctgctgctaacaCCACCACATCCAAAAATGCATCATCAACGACATCTACATCCACGGAAACAGCAGAGATCCCTGTTACAAAACCAAAGAAGCCACTGAAAGAAGACATATGGACAATTCCTAATATACTGACATTGTCAAGACTGGCGGCGGCACCGGTCATTGGATATTTGATTGTCGACGGCCAGCCATTCTGGGCCCTGTCGCTCGTTGTATACTCAGGCATTACAGACCTTTTGGATGGATATATTGCAAGAAGATTCAAAATGCAGAGTGTAGTAGGTTCTGTTATTGATCCTCTCGCCGACAAAGCTTTGATGATGACGCTTGCGACATGTTTAGGAGTGTCTGGTGATATCCCCATGGCCATGGCAGTCATCATCTTGGGTCGCGATATCCTACTGGGTCTGTCGGCATTCTACTACAGATACATCTCACTACCACCGCCAATCACATTCAAACGGTACTGGGACTTCTCCATCCCGTCAGCAGAAGTCCATCCCACCACGATATCCAAATACAACACGTTCTTCCAAATGGTCTACCTCGGCTCTAGCCTCATCTACCCGGTCATTGCACCGTCTCTCCAAACAGCGGCCGCTGACAACCTCGGTCTCGGGCTCACTGCCATGGGCTACCTCGtggccaccaccaccatctgGAGCGGCCTCTCATACGTGTTCTCGAAATCCGCtgtcaaaatcatcaaacAGCGGTGAGCCTATGGGCTATGTAAATTAACTATTAATTCTCGGTAGTGGGacggtgcctccggcggctggggcgctgccccagaccccgttgtgctcgcttcgcgagcagcCGACGGGTCAtcacggtcctagcaacgagcgaagcgagccggggggtctggggcgcagccccagccaccggaggtATCCTGTCTACCCGAAAGTCACAGTTCAATAAAAATGTATTAATTTTAGCGACTGAAGGCGATGTCGTCGATACGGAGAATCGATTTCACACACTCGGCAGCGAGGGTAATGGCGCTTTTGTTGACGAGAACCGGTTGCAGAACGTGCTCGTCGTAGATGTTGGCGGTGCCGCGACGGATGCTGACGCCGGCATTGAGCTGTCCTTGCTCGTGTCTGTTGCGGAGGTCGGTGACGACCTCGATGCTGTTGATTCCGGCGTTTTCAGCCAGGGTTGTAGGAATCACGTCGAGTGCCTCGGCAAACTCCTTCCAGCAGAACGACTCGGTTCCGGAAAGTGTTCGTGCCTCTTTAGTGAGAACACGGGCGATTTCCACCTCGGGGGCACCTCCTCCGGCAATAAGAGCCTTTTCCTTCACCAAACAACGGATAACACAAAGAGCATCGTGCAAAGAACGCTCGGATTCATCGAGAATCAACTGGTTAGCACCTCTGCAGATGATGGAAACAGTGGATGTCGAACCAGAGGCAGAACCGCTGCCGCTACCGGAACTACTATCAGATCCACTGCTAGCAGCAGTACCACTGACCTTAATAACACGAGATCCAGAAGACtcgacttcttcaacaagatCAGCGTATCCTAATCTGTCTTCAGTGAACGAGTCGATGTCGGCAATAGGACTACAGCCAGTACTCTTACAAATGAATTCGACCTCATCTCTCTCAATATCCTTGACAACCATGATATTCAGTTTGGAAAGGAAATGCAGGGAAAGATCATTAACCGCATCACGGAGAATCGACTTCTGAATGAACAATACATTACACTTTGCCTTTTTGATCTGTTTACACATGTTCAACAAATAGgttctctcttctttcagGATCTTGTCCATTTGTCTATAATCATTAACAACAACATGGTTTTCCATGTCAGGTTTAGGAGGAGACAATTGGAACTGAATCATACCAATACGAGCCTTCTCCATACGACTTGGGCCACCGGAGTTCTTGACAGCATTTTGAGTCAACACGAGACCGGGCACAAGTTCAGTATCATCGATAGTACCACCGACTTTCTTGATAAGACGGATATCTTTGAGATCCACattagtagcagtagcaggatCAATGACCTTGAGAACTGCATCGACTGCCATTGGCGCCAATAATGACGAGTATTGAGATACGATTTTGGAGTTGAGCGAAGTGGACGCAGCAGTAATCAGTTTTTCCCTGTCGCTTAAAGAGATCTTATGTGACATTTCTAACAGAACTTCGACGGCTCTAGCAGCTGCTCTTTGGAAAGATTCGGCAATAATTGAAGGATGGATACCCTTGTTTAGTAATCgttcagcagcaccaaGTAACGCACCAGCAATCACCACAACCGAAGTGGTACCATCACCAGCTTCAACATCCTGAGCAGCTGATAAATCAACCAGCATCTTAGCAGCAGGATGCATCACTGCCATATGCTGTAAAATTGTATGACCATCATTGGTGATAATGACCTCTCCCTTGCCAGTCTGGAGCATCTTGTCCATACCTTTAGGACCGAGCGAGGTTCGAATGGCATCTGCCACGGCACGAGCCGCCAGAATATTACTGCGACGAACCTCCTGAGGCTTCTCCTTGTCCTTAAAAACGTTTCCCGAGGGTTTAGCTACCGAAttcatttttcaattgtcgGTGTATACTCAGCAACTGGTCTCTTTGATCCCGACTTTCCAAACACACAGAAGAATTGATTCGAACCTTTCACGCTCTGCATCTACCGCGTCTCGCTCCGGGTAAGCCCCTTCCCACCTCAGGTGCGGCGTGAAATATTCTCATGCAGGGGGGACCCTGACGACCCCGTCACAAACGGGCTCCTCTCCCCTCCAAACACGCCAAATCCCCTCGCTCCTGGCACCatccccacgcccgactcgagcgaagcgagaggagcagcggggtctggggcggagccccagccgccggaggcatacccccACCGGCcccgctgcctccggcggctggggctccgccccagaccccgctgctcctctcgcttcgctcgagtcgggcgtggggatGGTGCCAGGAGCGAGAGGAATGGGTCTGGAAGATTCGAGTTGAGACTCGAAAAGGCGGGAGGGGACAAGTGGAGGGGGCAGCCGCGCGGTGAACCCTGCAGGACGCTAATTTATATCTGCATCGACGATGTGAGATGGATCTGATCTCATCAATAATCAATAATCAGATCAGGATATCGGGTGAACAGTCAGATTACTGTTATACCTGGAAAGAGAGAACTGTTATTTTAAAAGGTTAGAGTCTTGAATAGAGTAGACTCGGAATAGCGATGCCCAGTTCGACAAGAACATCAGTGGTCGATTTGACAGAGCTCGATATGGGCCCTCGTCCTAGTATAAAGAATGTCGATAATTGCGCATTTTCCTCGTGGTACCCTCAGTACAAAAAGTTGTGTCCTAAGGCGCGACTGGTGAAACCGCTGCCGAAAGAGTTTGTTGAGTACCTATTAGCAGACGGCATTGTTCTCGCTAAAGGCGATGCTGGTTTGGTCTGGGAAGACACGGACGGCGAGGTTCATGGAGCCAGAATAGAAGAGGTGGATGCTTCCGTACCACTTCCAGAAAACACTAGTGCTACTACTGGAAACgaagcaaaagaaaaagaagaagtagaagaagaagaagcagaaaaagaagaagagcaagaaaatgatggtAATGAAGCCAGCGAGGACGAGGCAGAGGACCCAACGATCCATTTTCAGGAACTTCATAATGATATCGCCAGTCTGATTAAAGAGCTTGGTGGGTCTATATGTCCTAAACTCAACTGGTCTGCACCAAAAGATGCCTTGTGGATATCTACAACCAACAATATGAAATGTATCAATCCATCTGATATCTACATGCTACTAAAGGCATCGTCATACATAACCCATGATCTTACAGAAGCATATGAAGGATGTGTAGACTTTGACGAGTCCGCACCACCAAAACCTGAGTTCGAGCTGGTTCTCCGTAAATGGTTTGAAATCAATCCAGCACTCGAGTTCCGGTGTTTTGTGAAAGACCGCAATATCGTCGGTATCACTCAACGAGACATGAACTACTACGAGTTTCTAGGGCCATTAAAAGACAAATTAGAAGATGAGATCCACGCTTTCTTTGAAGAAAACTTAGAGTTTACATTCCCGGACGACTCGTTCGTATTTGATGTGTACGTTCCAGAGCCATATGACCGGGTATGGCTAATAGATATCAACCCATGGGCCAGTAAAACTGATACACTCTTATACTCATGGGAGCAATTAATGGGTTACGACCCTCTTCAAACAGGATTCGAACCTGAACTCAGGCTCGTCGACAAACTTGACAGTTCACGAGGATTCGGAACTGTCGAACACACAGAAAGCTACGTGCCCAAAGACTTTGTCGATGGCGGACTCAACGCCTCGTCCATGTCCGACATGGTCGACCGTTTGCGACAGATGATGGCCAGCCAGCACGACGACAGCTCCGACGACGAGTAGTCACCCCTTTTTATtacatatttatatttgacATTCTACTGTTGACggcacatgcctccggcggctggggctccgccccagaccctggttgctcctctcgctgcgctcgagtcggccgTCGGCGTCCCTGAACTACTGTTCTGTGAGAGTTTAATACTGTGAAATCGAGAGAAACAGAGAAGagcttcaacaaaaatCTGAGAGCCCTTTAGTGCACCAGGGGCTCTACAGCCCTCAGGTTTCACTCTCGAAACACAACCACCTGATCCACACCAAAACACAGCTGCCCGATCCCCCACgaaacgagcgaagcgagccacggggtctggggcagagccccagccgccggaggcagaccccctcaGGGGTAATGCAGGGACCAACGGGGATGCGCGGCTCATGGGCACGGAAATAGTCGGCCGATGCAGACCCGGTGTGAGCCACGCCGACGGTTACCCGGCCGCTGTGGAAGATCTGTGAAAAAAATGCCGACTGACTGATGGCGGAAATTTGGTTCTCAACAGTTCAACTGTGGCTGAAAGATAGATTGATTTGTTGTTAGCAACAGAAGTGGGTTTTGTGGTTCCACTGCACTAGAAAAAGtttctgatatttattcattctACGGAATATTCATATTGTGGGTTCGTTTAGTATTGACTCAACttacaaaacaaaatcaataaaataatcaaaacaCATACACCGACATAATGGCTGAAGCTGGAGATCACTCAAGAGACCCTTGTCCCATTGTCATTTTGAATGACTTTGGCGCCACCTTTGCTATGGGTGTTATCGGTGGTACTATCTGGCATGGTATCAAGGGATTTAGAAACTCGCCTATTGGCGAACGTCGGGCCGGTGCTTTATCGGCTATCAAGGTTCGTGCTCCTACTATTGGAGGTAATTTCGGTGTTTGGGGTGGTTTGTTCTCTACTTTCGACTGTGCTGTTAAAGGTGTTCGTAGAACTGAAGACCCTTTTAACGCTATCATTGCTGGTTTCTTCACTGGTGGATCGCTTGCTCTTCGTGGAGGCTGGAAACAGACCAGAAACGGTGCCATTACTTGTGCCTGTGTCTTGGCTGTTTTCGAGGGTGTCGGTATTGCCATGCAAAGATGGATGGCCTATGGACAAAAGCCCATGGCTCCTCAACTTCCCGAGGCTCCTCAACCTTTGGCTGCCTAAACATGTTGTGGCAATCCCGAGATAATCACATCACATCACCTATCTGATatgatttgatattttagCTCCTGCTCACTGACTCTACTCTGGTTCTGAAGTTGTTCTTTTATTAGAAATTTGCATGTTCTTTtcgttcttttttttattgctGGTGATTAATACTTTCCACTCGTCAACCGAACTCGTCTCCGCGTCTCTTGTGACGCCATCCTCATTCACCTCAAAACACCACCTCACCTCAACCCTTGCGCACTACTTTGGCCCCATTTAGTGCTTGTGTATATGGCCctctgtttctgttgtttaTATTCTAATgaccaaaatatttatcTGTGACTGAAATTTGCGGTAGTggccgtgcctccggcggctggggcgctgccccagaccccgttgtgccCGCTTCGCGGGGTTGCTGGGAACGtagacgcccgactcgagcggagcgagaggagccacggggtctggggcagagccccagccgccggaggcattcTCCCGGTCCCGATAGATCAAACCCCCGTTAGTACGATATTTCATGCCGAAGTGAGAGTGTTTGGCGTGTAAGAGGAGAGTATATAGTGATGGAGTGGTGAAGTTAGTGGAATACATAAACCTATAGTTCAGATCAGGGAGCTTTGAGAGAATTGAGGGTCGTGGAAAGATGTCTGTTCAATATGGAACAGCATTGTTCGACGATTCGTCTGGATCGCATGTTGCGGTTGAGTCCATGCCGAGGTGGAAACGGAAGGATGAAAGCGAGCGGGTCAAGGAGCGGTTCCATGGAGCGTTTACAGGCGGATTCTCTGCCGGCTATTTCAATACTGTTGGATCCAAGGAGGGATGGGCACCTTCGTCGTTTCGCTCGTCTAGAAAGGATAAGGCTTCGGGTGCCAGTTCGACGATATCTCCTAAATATTCGAGACCAGAGGATTTCATggacgaagaagatctACGGGATCAGGAAGATTCGATAACTCTGGTACCAGTGAGTGATACCATTGATTCTCGGTCAGGAAAGTCATTGCTGGAATTAGGATTGACATCGATAGCATCAATGCAAGCAGCAGGGTCTGCAGAACTTTCTTTAGATAGCAGAATTAGGTCCCTTGTTAcgggtggtgctgctggtgatgatgatgccaGGAGCCTGTCAGCTAAGTCGGCATGGTCCTCAGTCCCAGCTGTGGACGCTGTTGGATATGGGATTC
This is a stretch of genomic DNA from Sugiyamaella lignohabitans strain CBS 10342 chromosome C, complete sequence. It encodes these proteins:
- the MIF2 gene encoding Muscle M-line assembly protein unc-89, with the protein product MMDVFNDDEVESYDYGSRNEVSSDEEAVETSDDEGVDSVEQEYLNSKISSEREKSEYKLGQAWMAIISKYGNEDIEKDADVIDLYTGEIVEDHGHLRSLDDKTGSLWLDVDDENDGESARRKRKSGSQTGLDSSPSKKSKNNSPVKPVADLTNWLLNSDDGHDKEDTILPQNNSTSVISPIRQKIDIPSSPIKHNNSSSAVLQYLDESDSDSDTSPLPSSEPTTSLTLKPSCKPGGSLKCNRPFCFKCS
- the CRD1 gene encoding cardiolipin synthase (Cardiolipin synthase; produces cardiolipin, which is a phospholipid of the mitochondrial inner membrane that is required for normal mitochondrial membrane potential and function; required to maintain tubular mitochondrial morphology and functions in mitochondrial fusion; also required for normal vacuolar ion homeostasis; GO_component: GO:0016021 - integral component of membrane [Evidence IEA]; GO_component: GO:0016021 - integral component of membrane [Evidence ISM] [PMID 12192589]; GO_component: GO:0016020 - membrane [Evidence IEA,IEA]; GO_component: GO:0005743 - mitochondrial inner membrane [Evidence IEA,IEA]; GO_component: GO:0005739 - mitochondrion [Evidence IEA]; GO_component: GO:0005739 - mitochondrion [Evidence IDA] [PMID 16823961]; GO_function: GO:0008808 - cardiolipin synthase activity [Evidence IDA] [PMID 7564918]; GO_function: GO:0008808 - cardiolipin synthase activity [Evidence IMP] [PMID 9614098]; GO_function: GO:0016780 - phosphotransferase activity, for other substituted phosphate groups [Evidence IEA]; GO_function: GO:0016740 - transferase activity [Evidence IEA]; GO_process: GO:0006873 - cellular ion homeostasis [Evidence IMP] [PMID 18799619]; GO_process: GO:0008610 - lipid biosynthetic process [Evidence IDA] [PMID 7564918]; GO_process: GO:0008610 - lipid biosynthetic process [Evidence IMP] [PMID 9614098]; GO_process: GO:0006629 - lipid metabolic process [Evidence IEA]; GO_process: GO:0007006 - mitochondrial membrane organization [Evidence IMP] [PMID 10777514]; GO_process: GO:0008654 - phospholipid biosynthetic process [Evidence IEA,IEA]) is translated as MSLIRDAGLLWKLQRLSPSYNVLGKSSTTIKSLGLHARGLASVRAPASSTSVLARRELSVKDFRNHLTYNQLVRRLSNSRLVSEEQREKTKPIATPAPASAANTTTSKNASSTTSTSTETAEIPVTKPKKPLKEDIWTIPNILTLSRLAAAPVIGYLIVDGQPFWALSLVVYSGITDLLDGYIARRFKMQSVVGSVIDPLADKALMMTLATCLGVSGDIPMAMAVIILGRDILLGLSAFYYRYISLPPPITFKRYWDFSIPSAEVHPTTISKYNTFFQMVYLGSSLIYPVIAPSLQTAAADNLGLGLTAMGYLVATTTIWSGLSYVFSKSAVKIIKQR
- the CCT4 gene encoding Cct4p (Subunit of the cytosolic chaperonin Cct ring complex; related to Tcp1p, required for the assembly of actin and tubulins in vivo; GO_component: GO:0005832 - chaperonin-containing T-complex [Evidence IPI] [PMID 15704212]; GO_component: GO:0005832 - chaperonin-containing T-complex [Evidence IDA] [PMID 16762366]; GO_component: GO:0005737 - cytoplasm [Evidence IEA,IEA]; GO_function: GO:0005524 - ATP binding [Evidence IEA,IEA]; GO_function: GO:0000166 - nucleotide binding [Evidence IEA]; GO_function: GO:0051082 - unfolded protein binding [Evidence IEA]; GO_function: GO:0051082 - unfolded protein binding [Evidence IDA] [PMID 16762366]; GO_process: GO:0044267 - cellular protein metabolic process [Evidence IEA]; GO_process: GO:0006457 - protein folding [Evidence IEA]; GO_process: GO:0006457 - protein folding [Evidence IDA] [PMID 16762366]), whose amino-acid sequence is MNSVAKPSGNVFKDKEKPQEVRRSNILAARAVADAIRTSLGPKGMDKMLQTGKGEVIITNDGHTILQHMAVMHPAAKMLVDLSAAQDVEAGDGTTSVVVIAGALLGAAERLLNKGIHPSIIAESFQRAAARAVEVLLEMSHKISLSDREKLITAASTSLNSKIVSQYSSLLAPMAVDAVLKVIDPATATNVDLKDIRLIKKVGGTIDDTELVPGLVLTQNAVKNSGGPSRMEKARIGMIQFQLSPPKPDMENHVVVNDYRQMDKILKEERTYLLNMCKQIKKAKCNVLFIQKSILRDAVNDLSLHFLSKLNIMVVKDIERDEVEFICKSTGCSPIADIDSFTEDRLGYADLVEEVESSGSRVIKVSGTAASSGSDSSSGSGSGSASGSTSTVSIICRGANQLILDESERSLHDALCVIRCLVKEKALIAGGGAPEVEIARVLTKEARTLSGTESFCWKEFAEALDVIPTTLAENAGINSIEVVTDLRNRHEQGQLNAGVSIRRGTANIYDEHVLQPVLVNKSAITLAAECVKSILRIDDIAFSR
- the CDC123 gene encoding Cdc123p (Protein involved in nutritional control of the cell cycle; regulates abundance of the translation initiation factor eIF2; ortholog of human D123 protein; GO_component: GO:0005737 - cytoplasm [Evidence IEA,IEA]; GO_component: GO:0005737 - cytoplasm [Evidence IDA] [PMID 14562095]; GO_function: GO:0003674 - molecular_function [Evidence ND]; GO_process: GO:0007049 - cell cycle [Evidence IEA]; GO_process: GO:0051301 - cell division [Evidence IEA]; GO_process: GO:0007346 - regulation of mitotic cell cycle [Evidence IMP] [PMID 15319434]; GO_process: GO:0006417 - regulation of translation [Evidence IGI] [PMID 15319434]); the encoded protein is MPSSTRTSVVDLTELDMGPRPSIKNVDNCAFSSWYPQYKKLCPKARLVKPLPKEFVEYLLADGIVLAKGDAGLVWEDTDGEVHGARIEEVDASVPLPENTSATTGNEAKEKEEVEEEEAEKEEEQENDGNEASEDEAEDPTIHFQELHNDIASLIKELGGSICPKLNWSAPKDALWISTTNNMKCINPSDIYMLLKASSYITHDLTEAYEGCVDFDESAPPKPEFELVLRKWFEINPALEFRCFVKDRNIVGITQRDMNYYEFLGPLKDKLEDEIHAFFEENLEFTFPDDSFVFDVYVPEPYDRVWLIDINPWASKTDTLLYSWEQLMGYDPLQTGFEPELRLVDKLDSSRGFGTVEHTESYVPKDFVDGGLNASSMSDMVDRLRQMMASQHDDSSDDE
- the TIM17 gene encoding protein transporter TIM17 (Essential component of the TIM23 complex; with Tim23p, contributes to the architecture and function of the import channel; may link the import motor to the core Translocase of the Inner Mitochondrial membrane (TIM23 complex); GO_component: GO:0016021 - integral component of membrane [Evidence IEA]; GO_component: GO:0016021 - integral component of membrane [Evidence ISM] [PMID 12192589]; GO_component: GO:0016020 - membrane [Evidence IEA]; GO_component: GO:0005743 - mitochondrial inner membrane [Evidence IEA,IEA]; GO_component: GO:0005744 - mitochondrial inner membrane presequence translocase complex [Evidence IEA]; GO_component: GO:0005744 - mitochondrial inner membrane presequence translocase complex [Evidence IDA] [PMID 15618217]; GO_component: GO:0005744 - mitochondrial inner membrane presequence translocase complex [Evidence IPI] [PMID 7600576]; GO_component: GO:0005739 - mitochondrion [Evidence IEA]; GO_component: GO:0005739 - mitochondrion [Evidence IDA] [PMID 16823961]; GO_function: GO:0015450 - P-P-bond-hydrolysis-driven protein transmembrane transporter activity [Evidence IEA]; GO_function: GO:0015266 - protein channel activity [Evidence IMP] [PMID 11344168]; GO_function: GO:0015266 - protein channel activity [Evidence IMP] [PMID 15618217]; GO_process: GO:0006886 - intracellular protein transport [Evidence IEA]; GO_process: GO:0000002 - mitochondrial genome maintenance [Evidence IGI] [PMID 18826960]; GO_process: GO:0030150 - protein import into mitochondrial matrix [Evidence IMP] [PMID 11344168]; GO_process: GO:0030150 - protein import into mitochondrial matrix [Evidence IMP] [PMID 15618217]; GO_process: GO:0030150 - protein import into mitochondrial matrix [Evidence IMP] [PMID 7600576]; GO_process: GO:0030150 - protein import into mitochondrial matrix [Evidence IMP] [PMID 7919535]; GO_process: GO:0015031 - protein transport [Evidence IEA]; GO_process: GO:0006810 - transport [Evidence IEA]), with amino-acid sequence MAEAGDHSRDPCPIVILNDFGATFAMGVIGGTIWHGIKGFRNSPIGERRAGALSAIKVRAPTIGGNFGVWGGLFSTFDCAVKGVRRTEDPFNAIIAGFFTGGSLALRGGWKQTRNGAITCACVLAVFEGVGIAMQRWMAYGQKPMAPQLPEAPQPLAA